The following proteins are encoded in a genomic region of Salminus brasiliensis chromosome 17, fSalBra1.hap2, whole genome shotgun sequence:
- the LOC140537720 gene encoding uncharacterized protein, giving the protein MVYRSVPRWSTLQSLEKHHPSSFEPEDGAEMSFHRSKRTLRNGYSHHSSLSLSTLECHAQLVTAGESCQTRASTLRWGKCQKLQHNSASVRDRLRECGFVANLRQTQTPLPSRKCALELPTQFIGQRNCGVPVCAVDQQSSSVREPQPSGQTEAKQHTFDRHHRLKSNCSSNLEPSSEASSIGQDSLKSMGHVAEDGDGPRPMHEVIFSTEVPQSATRGQGPSEESYAFSSKKTQRVLRDQICRVVVNLEEVLRGLKEVHLEMKEVVQQIDQLTSNIDLGEEDARDACGGSSSGRSGVLTAEEALKHTDAEVHPVRDVSEHPNSPSHNPSTVPRAKKRFQASTKAQPERKSTPRLPPPAYPTGHSDTNSLGLNSNHGGSERKGSKPEAAKAPKSQKPPPYPFGSRAGRANKGIDPGLKTPPYLGRRKLLSTTV; this is encoded by the exons ATGGTCTACAGAAGCGTCCCGAGATGGAGCACTCTGCAGAGCCTGGAAAAGCACCACCCGAGCAGTTTTGAACCTGAGGACGGCGCCGAAATGAGTTTCCACAGATCCAAACGGACCCTCCGCAACGGATATAGCCACCATTCCAGCTTATCTCTCTCCACGCTGGAGTGCCATGCACAGCTAGTTACGGCTGGCGAAAGCTGTCAGACTAGGGCCAGCACCTTGAGGTGGGGCAAGTGTCAGAAGCTGCAACACAACAGCGCCTCTGTGAGGGACCGCTTGAGAGAATGCGGCTTTGTGGCCAACCTTCGCCAGACCCAGACACCCCTCCCTTCAAGGAAATGTGCTCTGGAGTTGCCGACACAGTTCATAGGTCAAAGAAACTGTGGAGTGCCTGTTTGCGCGGTGGACCAACAATCCAGCTCTGTTAGAGAGCCACAGCCTTCAGGGCAGACTGAGGCAAAGCAGCACACCTTTGACAGGCACCATAGACTGAAATCCAACTGCAGCAGCAATCTAGAACCCTCCAGCGAGGCATCCAGCATCGGACAGGATTCCCTCAAGTCCATGGGACACGTGGCGGAAGATGGGGATGGGCCCAGACCCATGCATGAAGTTATCTTCTCTACAGAAGTTCCACAAAGCGCCACCAGAGGACAGGGCCCGAGCGAGGAAAGCTACGCGTTCAGTTCcaagaaaacacagagggttcTTCGGGACCAGATCTGCAGAGTGGTCGTGAATCTTGAGGAAGTTCTCCGCGGCTTGAAGGAAGTGCATCTGGAGATGAAAGAG GTGGTCCAACAGATTGACCAGCTGACCTCCAACATTGACCTAGGAGAGGAGGATGCCAGAGACGCTTGTGGAGGTTCCAGCTCCGGCAGGAGTGGAGTGCTTACAGCAGAGGAGGCACTCAAGCACACGGACGCCGAGGTCCACCCGGTCAGGGACGTCTCCGAGCACCCAAACAGCCCGTCCCATaatccatcaacggtgccaagGGCCAAGAAGAGGTTCCAGGCATCCACCAAGGCCCAGCCTGAGCGTAAAAGCACTCCTCGCTTGCCCCCACCGGCGTACCCAACTGGCCACTCCGACACAAACAGTTTAGGCTTAAATTCAAATCATGGAGGGTCAGAAAGGAAGGGGTCCAAGCCGGAGGCGGCGAAAGCCCCCAAGAGCCAGAAGCCACCTCCTTACCCTTTCGGCAGCAGAGCCGGAAGGGCGAATAAAGGGATAGATCCAGGCCTGAAAACTCCCCCTTACTTGGGAAGGCGAAAACTGCTCTCCACCACTGTCTAA